A single genomic interval of Coleofasciculus sp. FACHB-1120 harbors:
- a CDS encoding RimK/LysX family protein — protein MKLNIVHLQHIVCSSEQGKKYPSIDFISFLDINYTDSLFFVKYSTKSALRRILLQGLQSIFTYMLDTRKPFYYEELPSMRIVCSRYKPLTTKKILVAMLISLVSGTGCSVQKTQAVDLSKQQTQTVGWVEKAKIPGVEKEIKAKLDTGATTTSINAEILEAPDEETESGGMIKFRFLDGEGNKEIFERPIVRWVRIKSREGADIRRPVVRMKLCVAGRWIEEEVNLADRDDFNYPILIGRNMLKQGKLVVNSSVTFTAEPSCPAKEEQQ, from the coding sequence ATGAAGTTGAACATTGTCCACCTTCAACACATTGTCTGCTCATCTGAACAGGGTAAGAAATATCCTTCTATAGATTTTATCAGTTTTTTGGATATAAACTATACCGACAGTCTGTTTTTTGTCAAATACTCTACTAAATCCGCCCTCAGGCGGATATTGTTACAAGGATTACAAAGTATTTTTACTTATATGCTAGATACGAGAAAACCTTTTTATTATGAAGAGTTGCCGTCTATGAGGATCGTATGTAGTCGGTATAAACCACTTACAACTAAAAAAATTTTAGTTGCCATGTTGATTAGTTTGGTGTCTGGAACGGGATGCAGTGTACAAAAGACTCAAGCTGTTGACTTATCAAAACAACAGACTCAGACGGTTGGCTGGGTAGAGAAAGCAAAAATTCCTGGCGTTGAAAAAGAGATCAAAGCAAAGCTCGATACAGGCGCGACAACTACCTCTATTAATGCCGAAATCTTAGAAGCTCCAGATGAAGAGACCGAATCTGGCGGAATGATTAAATTCCGATTTCTAGATGGAGAAGGAAACAAAGAAATTTTCGAGCGTCCAATTGTGCGGTGGGTTCGCATCAAGAGTCGTGAAGGTGCTGATATACGCCGCCCTGTGGTGCGAATGAAATTGTGTGTTGCGGGTCGGTGGATTGAAGAAGAGGTCAACCTTGCAGATCGAGACGATTTCAACTATCCAATCTTAATTGGACGCAATATGTTGAAGCAAGGAAAACTGGTTGTGAATTCTTCTGTGACTTTCACCGCAGAGCCATCATGTCCAGCAAAGGAAGAACAGCAGTGA
- a CDS encoding UUP1 family membrane protein, whose translation MSSKGRTAVNRTFRAVLLALFLTAIGLAIFFHKVMNSDVPLFPNQTYNSWYVEAKLSLNSEQFGLESEEALPSTLQFHLPQASQRYEIVKEDFVNEGFERQIGTLKDSSDRVAIFTRQDDTGNKSIFYRAVIRRRDNVKPGIEEVPISGRRLVDKQLVAFGENTDRVRDNRKENLPTAEINSLLNEAKKESSDPLTFAKKIYQLALNTDDIRVQAIRRNLRKEESITQLVAFLLNQEKVPARVGNGIYLRSEEVYSTDFVRWLEVKDGDRWLAFDPINYGFGEQDRYLTWWYGSDRVIQAKGADDIALEVVVQPNTDNGLTRAVWRGRRVSNLFLEYSFLKLPLTSQRVFQVLVLVPIGALIISILHQMFGLKTFGTFTPILISLAFRQTGLFVGIPMFILVVIIGLLIRGYLNRLQLLIVPRLAAILTATVLIVGLLAVIMQNLGINLGLSVALFPIVILAMTIERAALMWEENGAKETIVAGLGTVLAASIGYFCMINDYVQHWAFVFPELLLLVLGVNILVGRYNGYKLIEYFRFLSLQRQLNQTQG comes from the coding sequence ATGTCCAGCAAAGGAAGAACAGCAGTGAATCGTACCTTTCGCGCCGTCCTCTTAGCGTTGTTTTTAACAGCAATCGGACTCGCTATTTTTTTCCATAAGGTGATGAACTCAGATGTGCCACTGTTTCCCAACCAAACCTACAACAGTTGGTATGTTGAGGCAAAGCTATCTTTGAATTCAGAACAATTCGGGCTGGAGTCAGAGGAAGCGCTACCAAGTACCCTTCAGTTTCATCTTCCTCAAGCATCTCAGCGCTATGAGATTGTAAAGGAAGATTTTGTTAATGAGGGCTTCGAGCGCCAGATCGGGACTTTGAAGGATTCATCAGACCGAGTGGCTATCTTCACAAGACAAGATGATACTGGCAACAAATCTATATTTTATCGAGCCGTTATTCGTAGGCGAGATAACGTTAAACCTGGAATTGAGGAAGTTCCCATTTCAGGGCGACGGTTGGTGGATAAACAACTGGTTGCATTTGGCGAAAATACCGATAGAGTTCGGGACAATCGGAAAGAGAATCTGCCAACTGCGGAGATTAACTCTCTCTTGAACGAGGCTAAAAAGGAGTCGAGCGATCCCCTGACTTTCGCAAAGAAAATCTATCAACTAGCTCTGAATACAGATGACATCAGAGTTCAAGCTATCCGCAGAAATTTGAGAAAGGAGGAATCGATCACACAATTAGTGGCATTTCTGTTGAACCAAGAGAAGGTTCCGGCGCGGGTTGGGAATGGCATTTACTTGAGGAGTGAAGAGGTCTATTCGACCGATTTTGTTCGGTGGTTAGAGGTCAAGGATGGCGATCGCTGGCTAGCCTTCGATCCGATAAACTACGGTTTCGGAGAGCAAGACCGCTATCTCACTTGGTGGTACGGTTCAGATCGGGTTATACAAGCAAAAGGAGCAGACGATATCGCTTTAGAAGTCGTTGTCCAACCCAATACTGACAATGGGCTTACACGAGCGGTTTGGCGAGGCAGGAGAGTATCAAATCTATTTTTAGAGTACTCCTTCCTTAAGTTACCCCTGACGAGCCAACGAGTTTTTCAAGTCCTTGTTCTAGTTCCTATCGGCGCTCTAATCATCTCCATTTTGCACCAGATGTTTGGGTTGAAAACCTTCGGTACATTCACACCGATCCTGATTTCTCTCGCCTTTCGGCAGACTGGATTGTTTGTCGGCATTCCAATGTTCATTCTGGTTGTGATTATCGGGCTTTTGATTCGCGGCTACCTGAATCGATTGCAACTGTTGATCGTGCCTAGACTCGCCGCAATTTTAACCGCAACCGTGTTGATAGTCGGCTTGCTAGCCGTCATCATGCAAAATCTCGGTATTAATTTAGGCTTATCCGTTGCTTTGTTTCCGATTGTGATTCTGGCTATGACGATCGAGCGAGCAGCTTTGATGTGGGAAGAAAACGGTGCAAAGGAAACGATCGTTGCCGGACTGGGCACCGTTTTAGCAGCTTCGATCGGGTATTTCTGCATGATTAATGACTATGTGCAGCATTGGGCATTTGTCTTCCCGGAACTGTTGCTGTTGGTTTTAGGCGTAAATATCCTCGTCGGGCGCTACAACGGCTACAAGCTCATTGAATATTTCCGATTTTTGTCATTACAGCGGCAGTTGAATCAAACACAGGGGTAA
- a CDS encoding alpha-L-glutamate ligase-like protein, producing the protein MFPFSLRRHGILGINARNLDYLFPNNPRRLYRYADCKLETKKLAQSIGVPVPETYGVITFQHEVKKLSNIVGEHKSFVIKPAQGSGGDGIVVISDVTEKGYRKASGSILEAGDLQYHIYNILSGMFSLGGQSDRAIVEYTVQFDPIFDEIAYQGVPDIRVIVYRGVPAMGMLRLPTRASDGKANLHRGGVGVGIDLATGTTLAGIQKDRYIDNHPETGHSLRDRKIPHWQTILEMAAKLGDKTEFGYLGVDIVLDREKGPLLLEINARPGLAIQIANREGLIGRLETIDCALPKLSGIPEKIKFAQETFAVETSLFRKITVLNDKAKTLTK; encoded by the coding sequence ATGTTTCCATTTTCACTGCGGCGTCACGGCATCCTAGGAATCAACGCTCGCAATTTAGACTATCTCTTCCCTAATAATCCACGTCGGCTCTATCGTTATGCTGACTGTAAGCTAGAAACAAAAAAACTTGCTCAATCCATTGGTGTGCCTGTTCCAGAAACCTATGGAGTTATTACATTCCAACATGAGGTAAAGAAGTTATCAAACATCGTTGGAGAACACAAATCTTTTGTGATTAAACCGGCTCAAGGAAGTGGCGGCGATGGCATTGTCGTGATTAGCGACGTAACGGAAAAAGGCTACCGCAAAGCTAGTGGTTCAATTCTTGAAGCGGGAGACTTGCAATATCACATTTACAACATCCTCAGTGGAATGTTTTCCCTAGGAGGACAAAGCGATCGGGCAATTGTTGAATATACCGTGCAGTTCGATCCAATTTTTGATGAAATTGCCTATCAAGGTGTCCCTGATATTCGGGTAATTGTTTACCGAGGTGTCCCAGCAATGGGAATGTTGCGTCTTCCCACGCGGGCTTCTGATGGTAAAGCTAATTTACATAGAGGGGGTGTGGGTGTCGGTATCGATCTAGCAACGGGCACGACACTGGCTGGTATCCAGAAAGACCGCTATATCGACAACCATCCTGAAACAGGGCATTCGTTGCGCGATCGCAAAATCCCTCATTGGCAAACTATCTTGGAGATGGCTGCCAAGTTAGGCGATAAAACAGAATTTGGCTATCTCGGCGTTGATATTGTTCTGGATCGAGAAAAAGGACCGCTGTTACTGGAGATAAACGCACGCCCCGGACTGGCAATCCAAATTGCCAATCGAGAGGGACTGATTGGGCGACTTGAAACAATTGACTGTGCTTTGCCAAAACTATCGGGAATTCCAGAAAAAATTAAGTTTGCCCAAGAAACATTCGCGGTGGAAACGTCTTTATTTAGGAAGATAACAGTTCTCAACGATAAAGCTAAAACTCTGACTAAATAA
- a CDS encoding ATP-binding protein → MQPQEPTASDDNTQSQKVLAQQLSTESRLLKYLLPWKPRAGSWGIHQKIGYGYFLAIAIGFFGSLTGLGIADYYQDQGIKQLNDAHVQAQLLANFKDAVVEVQLHGSHLAAVLEDSQQLQSEKAQFFDCVARTQKLRGEIERFIQSNPVWLAATPDTLQGLLQAYTTTLDSYTQQTESSLQQIDRSQLQSEAVESARRQLLMAIRGESAMTLERFNTELSRILDIAQKQEQQGAEVMEDAQRLGKLIVILSMLVSVAIAGIMALRTSRAIAQPIVTVTQVAQQVAQDSNFDLRAPVTTDDEIGSLATSLNHLIARVAERTQELEQAKEFAEAANSSKSQFLAKISHEMRMSLNAIINLSQLLEEDAQDIGLSDEAFVSDLQSINSSGKHLLALINDILDLSKVEAGKMTFYPETFDIKTLIIGVVITVKPLVEKNRNVLEVHCDENLGTMYADQIKVRQILFNLLSNAAKFTEQGKVTLTVQKDESAIAQSQLSAANLKTRNSDSSLTLNPSSLKTSFILFRVADTGIGISDEQQQQLFQAFIQGDASTTKKYGGTGLGLAISRHFCQMMGGDITVESQEGMGSSFTVRLPVSL, encoded by the coding sequence ATGCAACCTCAAGAGCCAACCGCTTCTGACGACAATACACAGAGCCAAAAAGTTTTAGCGCAGCAGCTCTCGACAGAGAGCCGCCTGCTAAAATATCTCTTACCTTGGAAGCCGAGAGCCGGTTCCTGGGGCATCCACCAAAAAATTGGCTACGGGTATTTCCTCGCAATTGCAATTGGCTTTTTCGGTTCCTTGACTGGGTTGGGAATCGCGGACTACTACCAGGATCAAGGCATCAAGCAACTCAATGATGCCCACGTACAAGCGCAACTGCTAGCAAATTTTAAGGATGCAGTCGTCGAAGTACAATTACATGGTTCACATTTAGCGGCTGTACTAGAGGATTCACAACAGCTGCAATCGGAAAAAGCCCAATTTTTTGACTGTGTTGCCAGGACTCAGAAGTTGAGGGGAGAAATTGAACGGTTCATCCAGAGCAACCCTGTCTGGTTAGCCGCAACCCCCGACACGTTACAGGGATTATTACAGGCTTACACGACTACTTTAGACTCCTACACTCAGCAAACTGAGTCCAGCTTGCAGCAAATTGACCGATCGCAATTGCAGTCAGAGGCGGTCGAGTCAGCGCGACGGCAACTACTCATGGCGATCCGTGGGGAGTCAGCAATGACCTTAGAGCGCTTCAACACCGAATTGAGCCGTATCCTTGACATTGCTCAAAAGCAGGAGCAGCAAGGGGCAGAAGTGATGGAGGATGCCCAACGACTAGGGAAACTAATTGTTATCCTGAGTATGCTGGTTTCGGTAGCGATCGCCGGGATAATGGCGTTGCGTACCAGTCGCGCGATCGCACAGCCCATCGTCACCGTTACTCAGGTGGCTCAGCAGGTGGCACAGGACTCAAATTTTGACCTGCGTGCCCCCGTCACAACTGACGATGAAATTGGGTCATTAGCCACTTCTCTCAATCATCTCATCGCACGGGTAGCCGAACGTACCCAAGAATTGGAACAAGCGAAAGAATTCGCTGAAGCTGCGAATAGCTCTAAAAGCCAGTTTCTGGCAAAGATCAGCCACGAGATGCGTATGTCATTGAATGCCATCATTAACTTGAGCCAACTTCTCGAAGAAGATGCCCAGGATATCGGCTTAAGCGATGAGGCTTTTGTTAGCGATCTTCAATCAATTAACTCTTCTGGCAAACATCTGTTGGCACTGATTAATGACATCCTTGACTTGTCGAAGGTTGAAGCCGGGAAAATGACTTTCTACCCGGAGACGTTTGATATCAAAACGTTGATTATTGGCGTTGTTATTACAGTAAAACCGTTGGTAGAGAAGAATAGAAATGTCTTAGAGGTTCATTGTGACGAGAATCTGGGCACCATGTACGCTGACCAGATTAAGGTACGGCAGATATTGTTTAATTTGCTCTCCAATGCTGCAAAGTTTACCGAACAAGGTAAAGTGACGCTGACGGTGCAGAAAGATGAAAGCGCGATCGCCCAGAGTCAACTATCAGCAGCAAACCTAAAAACCCGAAACTCTGATTCATCCTTGACCCTAAATCCTTCATCCTTAAAAACGTCCTTCATCCTTTTTCGGGTTGCCGATACTGGGATTGGGATCTCGGATGAACAACAACAGCAATTGTTTCAAGCCTTCATACAAGGAGATGCCTCGACTACGAAAAAGTATGGGGGTACTGGACTAGGGTTGGCGATTAGCCGCCACTTCTGCCAGATGATGGGGGGTGACATTACTGTAGAAAGTCAGGAAGGGATGGGGTCTAGTTTCACAGTTCGTCTACCCGTTAGCTTATAA
- a CDS encoding SIMPL domain-containing protein (The SIMPL domain is named for its presence in mouse protein SIMPL (signalling molecule that associates with mouse pelle-like kinase). Bacterial member BP26, from Brucella, was shown to assemble into a channel-like structure, while YggE from E. coli has been associated with resistance to oxidative stress.), whose product MNRPLRYSSKSNRWNRVKIISLTLSILSLSACQSAPTLEKLPRTLTVSGKGDVSISTTIMEARLGVEVQGKTSQEVQQQVAQRSSAVVKLLKSRQVEELKTTGITLAPNYSFKDGKQTLNGYIGTNIVSFRTGHEKAGALLDEAIKAGATRIDGVNLVAADEAIAQAQQEAIKEASEDAQKQAAAALGALALNQREIVSIQINGVNPPQPVIASEQALLSVRNQAAANTPVVGGEQKVLSSVTLQIRY is encoded by the coding sequence ATGAATCGCCCTCTCCGGTATAGTTCTAAGTCGAATCGCTGGAATCGTGTAAAAATTATCTCTTTAACGCTGAGTATTCTCAGCTTGAGTGCCTGCCAATCTGCCCCGACGCTAGAGAAACTACCCAGAACCCTCACTGTCTCCGGCAAAGGAGATGTCAGCATTTCCACAACGATTATGGAAGCACGTTTGGGTGTTGAAGTTCAGGGGAAAACTTCTCAGGAAGTTCAGCAGCAAGTAGCCCAACGCTCTTCTGCGGTAGTGAAACTGCTGAAATCCCGTCAGGTGGAAGAACTAAAAACGACTGGGATTACTCTCGCCCCTAACTATAGTTTCAAAGACGGTAAGCAAACCCTGAATGGATATATCGGCACCAACATTGTAAGTTTTCGGACTGGTCATGAAAAAGCTGGGGCGCTGTTAGATGAAGCCATCAAAGCCGGTGCAACGCGAATTGATGGCGTTAATCTTGTTGCTGCGGATGAAGCGATCGCGCAGGCTCAACAGGAAGCGATTAAAGAAGCCTCCGAAGACGCCCAAAAGCAAGCGGCTGCCGCTTTGGGGGCACTCGCTCTCAATCAGCGAGAAATTGTCAGCATTCAAATCAATGGAGTCAATCCGCCGCAGCCAGTCATCGCCTCCGAGCAGGCTTTATTATCAGTGCGAAATCAGGCAGCAGCTAACACGCCGGTTGTAGGTGGCGAACAGAAAGTTCTTTCATCCGTTACGCTGCAAATTCGCTATTAA
- a CDS encoding YkvA family protein yields MQGWKQQLHRLKKETYAIYLACKDPRVPWYARILAGFIVAYAFSPIDLIPDFIPIIGYLDDLIIVPLGIWLVLKMIPPAVMADCRERATSAIAEDKPTNWIAAIIVVAIWFGLGILAVIWIGRILKR; encoded by the coding sequence ATGCAGGGATGGAAACAACAGCTCCATCGGTTGAAAAAAGAAACCTACGCAATTTACTTGGCTTGTAAAGATCCTAGAGTTCCTTGGTATGCGAGGATATTGGCTGGGTTTATCGTCGCTTATGCTTTCAGTCCGATCGATCTCATTCCAGATTTTATCCCAATCATTGGTTATCTAGACGATCTGATTATTGTGCCGTTGGGAATTTGGCTGGTACTGAAGATGATTCCTCCGGCAGTGATGGCGGATTGTCGGGAAAGAGCAACAAGCGCGATCGCTGAAGATAAACCCACAAACTGGATTGCTGCCATTATTGTGGTGGCTATCTGGTTTGGGTTAGGGATTTTAGCCGTGATTTGGATTGGACGCATCCTGAAACGTTAA